One genomic segment of Ancylobacter sp. IITR112 includes these proteins:
- a CDS encoding SulP family inorganic anion transporter — translation MTSTTRYFRDWTANIRGDILAGIVVALALIPEAIGFSVIAGVDPKVGLFASFAIACVSAIVGGRPGMISAATAATAVVMVSLVRDHGLQYLFAATILMGLIQLLAGLLKVGRVMRFVSRSVITGFVNALAILIFMAQLPELIGVPVETYPMIAVGLAIIYLFPRLTKLVPSPLVAIAALTLFAWWSGMDLRMVGDLGDLPSGLPMLTLPNVPLTLETLQIILPYSLTLAAVGLLESLLTAQIVDDMTETTSNKSQECIGQGTSNIAAALIGGMGGCAMIGQSVINVSSGGRGRLSTFVAGAFLLFLILVLDDLVRIIPMAALVAVMIMVSIGTFSWRSILELRTNPRSSSLVMLATVITVVTTHDLAIGVLVGVLLSGVFFAGKVAQLVSVGEIIDEAAGRITFVVEGQIFFASSEVFLAAFDFDNPAREVVIDLTHAHFWDITSIGALDKAVLKFRKAGASVEVIGLNEASATMVDRFAVHDKQLPAAASLH, via the coding sequence TGTTCGCTTCCTTCGCCATTGCCTGCGTGTCCGCCATTGTCGGCGGCCGGCCCGGCATGATCTCGGCCGCCACTGCGGCGACCGCCGTGGTGATGGTCTCACTGGTACGCGATCACGGACTGCAGTACCTTTTTGCCGCCACCATTCTGATGGGGCTCATCCAGCTTCTCGCCGGCCTTCTCAAAGTCGGCCGGGTGATGCGCTTTGTCTCGCGCTCGGTCATCACCGGCTTCGTCAACGCGCTCGCCATCCTCATCTTCATGGCGCAACTGCCCGAACTGATCGGCGTGCCCGTCGAGACCTACCCGATGATCGCCGTCGGCCTCGCCATCATTTATCTGTTTCCGCGTCTGACCAAGCTGGTCCCCTCGCCGCTGGTCGCCATCGCCGCGCTCACCCTGTTCGCGTGGTGGAGCGGGATGGACCTGCGCATGGTAGGCGATCTCGGCGACCTGCCGTCCGGTCTGCCGATGCTCACGCTGCCCAACGTACCGCTCACGCTGGAGACGCTGCAGATCATCCTGCCCTATTCGCTCACTTTGGCCGCCGTCGGCCTGCTGGAATCTCTGCTCACCGCGCAGATCGTCGACGACATGACGGAGACGACCAGCAACAAGAGCCAGGAATGCATCGGCCAGGGCACCAGCAACATTGCTGCGGCCCTGATCGGTGGCATGGGCGGGTGCGCCATGATCGGCCAGTCGGTGATCAATGTCAGTTCCGGGGGGCGCGGGCGGCTGTCAACCTTCGTGGCCGGGGCGTTCCTGCTGTTCCTGATCCTCGTCCTCGACGACCTCGTGCGCATCATCCCGATGGCGGCTCTGGTCGCTGTCATGATCATGGTGTCGATCGGCACCTTCTCCTGGCGCTCGATCCTGGAGTTGCGCACCAATCCGCGCTCCTCCTCCCTCGTCATGCTGGCGACCGTTATCACCGTGGTGACCACGCATGATCTCGCCATTGGCGTTCTGGTGGGCGTGTTGCTGTCAGGTGTGTTCTTCGCCGGCAAGGTGGCGCAGCTCGTCAGTGTCGGCGAGATCATCGACGAGGCGGCCGGACGGATCACCTTCGTCGTCGAGGGCCAGATCTTCTTCGCCTCGTCCGAGGTGTTCCTCGCCGCCTTTGATTTCGACAACCCGGCGCGGGAGGTGGTGATCGACCTCACCCATGCGCATTTCTGGGATATCACCTCCATCGGCGCGCTCGACAAGGCGGTGCTGAAGTTCCGCAAGGCGGGAGCAAGCGTGGAAGTGATCGGTCTCAACGAGGCGAGCGCCACCATGGTCGACCGCTTCGCCGTCCACGACAAGCAACTGCCGGCCGCCGCCAGCCTGCATTGA